A window of Chitinophagales bacterium contains these coding sequences:
- a CDS encoding bifunctional phosphoribosyl-AMP cyclohydrolase/phosphoribosyl-ATP diphosphatase HisIE, protein MKVDFNKFKDGLAPVIVQDHQTLKVLMLGFMNQEALDMTMQQGLVTFFSRSKNRLWTKGEESGNHLHVKEVMVDCDQDTLLIKAAPTGPVCHTGADTCWNERNHFSDFLHYLEDIIALRRSGTNEKSYVHQLFGKGINKIAQKVGEEAVELVIEAKDGRDDLFLNEAADLLFHYLILLQAKGKKLDDVIEVLKSRHK, encoded by the coding sequence ATGAAAGTCGATTTTAATAAATTCAAAGATGGCCTCGCACCAGTGATCGTACAGGATCATCAGACACTCAAGGTGCTGATGCTTGGTTTCATGAACCAGGAAGCCCTGGACATGACCATGCAGCAGGGTCTGGTTACTTTTTTCAGTCGGAGTAAGAACAGGCTGTGGACCAAAGGAGAGGAAAGTGGTAACCACTTGCATGTAAAGGAAGTAATGGTAGATTGCGACCAGGATACCCTGCTTATTAAGGCCGCGCCTACGGGGCCTGTGTGCCATACGGGGGCCGATACCTGCTGGAATGAACGCAACCATTTTAGCGATTTTCTACACTATCTGGAGGATATCATTGCCCTGCGCCGATCCGGAACCAATGAAAAATCGTATGTACATCAGCTGTTTGGAAAGGGCATCAATAAAATAGCCCAGAAAGTGGGAGAGGAGGCAGTGGAACTCGTGATCGAGGCTAAGGACGGAAGAGATGACCTGTTTTTGAACGAAGCTGCCGATTTATTGTTCCATTATTTAATTTTACTCCAGGCCAAAGGGAAAAAACTGGACGATGTTATAGAGGTGCTCAAATCCAGACACAAATGA
- the hisF gene encoding imidazole glycerol phosphate synthase subunit HisF — MTIQNTITTPVSGLTKRIIPCLDIRDGRTVKGTNFVDLRDAGDPVELGALYAREGADELVFLDITATVEKRKTLSALVRQIAVHVNIPFTVGGGVRSVEDASLLLDNGADKVSINTAAVNDPALIGDLAREFGSQFVVLAIDTRKEEDGEWYVYLHGGRTRTLIRCVDWAREAVDRGVGEILLTSMNHDGTKSGFALDITRQLSTTLPVPVIASGGGGALDHFVDVFQIAQADAALAASIFHFKEISIPNLKKHLKFKGIPIR, encoded by the coding sequence ATGACCATTCAAAATACAATAACAACCCCTGTATCCGGGCTCACCAAAAGGATCATACCCTGTCTGGATATCCGCGATGGACGAACCGTAAAGGGTACCAATTTTGTTGACCTCCGCGATGCCGGTGATCCGGTAGAATTGGGTGCCCTCTATGCACGGGAAGGGGCGGATGAGCTGGTATTTCTGGATATCACTGCTACCGTGGAAAAACGCAAAACCCTGAGTGCATTGGTGCGACAAATTGCGGTACATGTCAATATTCCCTTTACGGTGGGTGGTGGTGTACGTTCGGTGGAAGATGCCTCTCTTTTGTTGGATAATGGGGCCGATAAGGTATCGATCAATACAGCGGCCGTTAACGACCCCGCTCTCATTGGTGATCTTGCCCGGGAATTTGGTAGCCAGTTTGTCGTTCTGGCCATTGACACCCGAAAGGAAGAGGATGGGGAATGGTATGTGTACCTGCACGGGGGCAGAACACGTACGCTAATTCGATGTGTTGATTGGGCCAGAGAAGCCGTCGACCGGGGTGTAGGAGAAATATTGCTTACCTCGATGAACCATGACGGAACCAAATCGGGGTTTGCACTGGATATTACCCGTCAACTTTCCACCACACTTCCGGTTCCGGTGATCGCCTCGGGAGGAGGGGGCGCCCTGGATCATTTTGTGGATGTTTTCCAAATCGCTCAGGCGGATGCTGCCCTGGCTGCCAGCATCTTCCATTTCAAAGAAATATCGATCCCCAACCTTAAAAAACACCTGAAATTCAAAGGCATCCCCATCCGCTAA
- the hisA gene encoding 1-(5-phosphoribosyl)-5-[(5-phosphoribosylamino)methylideneamino]imidazole-4-carboxamide isomerase — MEIIPAIDIIEGKCVRLTEGDYAQKKVYNENPLEVALRFEDAGLTRLHLVDLDGAKAGAVKNWKVLEQLAGKTKLQIDFGGGLKKEEDVRIVFNSGAQWATVGSLAVKGEDIFSGWLTQFGADKFLLGADVKNEKIAIGGWLETTEIWVYDLIEKYIQKGISQLFCTDVSKDGRLEGPAVELYKNIVSKFPSLYFIASGGVSSMADLDALQEAGCRAAIVGKAIYENRITLEDLKRF; from the coding sequence ATGGAGATCATACCTGCCATTGATATCATTGAAGGCAAATGTGTCCGGTTAACGGAAGGAGATTATGCCCAAAAAAAAGTGTACAATGAAAACCCATTGGAAGTGGCCCTTCGTTTTGAAGATGCCGGGCTCACACGTTTGCACCTTGTGGATTTGGATGGGGCAAAGGCGGGTGCAGTAAAGAACTGGAAGGTACTGGAGCAACTGGCCGGAAAGACAAAGCTGCAAATAGATTTTGGCGGAGGATTGAAAAAGGAAGAAGATGTACGGATCGTTTTTAATTCAGGCGCTCAATGGGCAACGGTAGGAAGCCTGGCTGTAAAAGGAGAGGATATATTCTCAGGTTGGTTAACTCAGTTTGGCGCCGATAAATTTTTATTGGGTGCGGATGTGAAGAATGAAAAAATTGCGATCGGAGGTTGGTTGGAAACTACGGAGATCTGGGTGTACGACCTGATTGAAAAATATATACAGAAAGGCATCTCTCAACTATTTTGTACTGATGTAAGCAAGGATGGACGGCTGGAAGGACCAGCTGTGGAACTATATAAAAATATCGTATCAAAATTTCCATCGCTGTATTTTATCGCCAGTGGTGGAGTGAGCTCCATGGCCGACCTGGATGCCCTGCAGGAAGCAGGATGCCGGGCCGCGATTGTGGGAAAGGCGATCTATGAAAACCGGATCACCCTGGAGGACCTAAAAAGATTCTAA
- the hisH gene encoding imidazole glycerol phosphate synthase subunit HisH, with amino-acid sequence MNLVIIKYNAGNIRSVLFALERIGVEAVVTDDPDQIRQADKVIFPGVGEASSAMRYLKERGLDQLIIGLKQPVLGICLGMQLMCRYSEENDTPCLGIFEESVKRFAPSPDQSIKIPQMGWNKIYGLKSKLFHQVPEHSYCYFVHGFYADLGEHTISSTDYVTPYSSALARDNFYGVQFHPEKSAEVGELILKNFIAL; translated from the coding sequence ATGAATTTAGTAATTATAAAATATAACGCTGGAAATATCCGCAGTGTACTTTTTGCCCTGGAGCGAATTGGTGTGGAGGCTGTGGTAACCGATGATCCCGATCAGATCCGGCAGGCCGATAAGGTCATTTTCCCGGGGGTAGGTGAGGCCAGTTCAGCCATGCGGTACCTGAAGGAAAGAGGTCTTGACCAACTGATCATCGGACTTAAACAACCTGTATTGGGTATCTGTCTTGGTATGCAACTCATGTGCCGGTACTCGGAGGAAAACGATACGCCCTGTCTGGGTATTTTTGAGGAAAGCGTAAAAAGATTTGCCCCCTCCCCGGATCAATCCATCAAGATTCCTCAAATGGGGTGGAATAAAATTTACGGATTGAAATCAAAGTTGTTTCATCAGGTGCCGGAGCATTCCTATTGTTATTTTGTACATGGGTTTTATGCCGACCTGGGAGAACATACCATTTCTTCAACCGATTATGTTACCCCCTATAGTTCGGCCCTGGCAAGGGATAATTTTTACGGTGTACAGTTTCACCCGGAAAAAAGCGCGGAGGTCGGTGAACTTATTTTAAAGAATTTTATAGCCTTATAG
- a CDS encoding tryptophan synthase subunit alpha: MSRLDALFKRKKNKVLNVYCTAGFPERDSTLEVIRSLHAIGVDLVELGMPYSDPLADGPVIQQSSARALANGMTIQLLFDQLKVLRHSPDQGGIGHEMPVVLMGYMNPVLQYGFERFCADAAAVGIDGLILPDLPAFEFKSEYGSVIRKYGLDFIFLVTPETSEERIRELDELSSGFLYAVSSSSTTGSDKEMSPVEDYLARLNKMSLKNPILVGFGIKDKASFERAASHAAGAIIGTAYIQQVEKGLTKAEEFIEGIIY; this comes from the coding sequence ATGAGCCGATTAGATGCATTATTCAAGCGAAAGAAAAATAAGGTGCTCAATGTCTATTGCACCGCTGGGTTTCCGGAACGCGACAGCACCCTTGAGGTGATACGGTCATTGCACGCCATTGGGGTGGACCTGGTGGAATTGGGAATGCCTTATAGCGATCCCCTGGCCGATGGACCCGTCATTCAGCAAAGCAGTGCCAGGGCCTTGGCCAATGGAATGACGATTCAGTTATTATTTGATCAATTGAAAGTATTGCGACACTCCCCGGACCAAGGTGGTATCGGGCATGAAATGCCGGTGGTTTTGATGGGGTATATGAACCCGGTGCTTCAATATGGGTTTGAGCGGTTTTGTGCCGATGCTGCGGCCGTGGGAATCGATGGTCTTATTCTTCCCGACCTTCCTGCTTTTGAGTTCAAGTCGGAATATGGGTCAGTGATCAGAAAGTATGGACTTGATTTTATATTTCTGGTTACGCCGGAAACCAGTGAAGAAAGGATCCGCGAACTGGATGAACTGAGCAGCGGTTTCCTCTATGCTGTTTCTTCTTCCTCCACCACAGGATCGGACAAGGAAATGTCACCGGTAGAAGATTATCTGGCAAGATTGAATAAAATGTCATTGAAAAATCCCATCCTGGTTGGCTTTGGAATCAAGGACAAAGCGAGTTTTGAACGTGCTGCCAGCCATGCGGCAGGGGCTATAATTGGAACAGCCTATATTCAACAGGTGGAAAAAGGCCTTACAAAAGCAGAAGAATTTATAGAGGGAATTATTTATTAG
- the trpB gene encoding tryptophan synthase subunit beta — protein MVMYKQPTEQGYYGKFGGAYIPEMLHRNVEELRERYLTIMGEADFQQEFQALLRDYVGRPTPLYLAERLSARFGAQIYLKREDLCHTGAHKINNTIGQILLAQRLGKKRIIAETGAGQHGVATATVCALKGIECIVYMGEKDIERQAPNVARMKMLGATVVPATSGSKTLKDATNEAIRDWINHPDDTHYIIGSVVGPHPYPDMVSRFQSVISEEIRKQLKEKTGSELPTHVVACVGGGSNAAGAFYHFLEEAAVNLVAVEAAGMGVQSGHSAATTQLGTMGILHGSKSLVMQTADGQVVEPHSISAGLDYPGIGPLHAHLFDSGRARFLSATDEEALEAALQLARLEGIIPALETAHALSALAQIQWNKSDIVVVCLSGRGDKDLGTYMKHGLG, from the coding sequence ATGGTAATGTATAAACAGCCGACAGAACAAGGGTACTATGGAAAATTTGGCGGCGCCTATATACCAGAGATGCTTCACCGCAATGTGGAGGAACTGAGAGAACGATACCTGACTATCATGGGCGAGGCGGATTTTCAACAGGAATTTCAGGCACTCTTGCGTGACTACGTTGGAAGACCTACGCCTTTATACCTGGCTGAACGGTTAAGCGCCCGTTTCGGTGCGCAAATTTATCTCAAGCGCGAAGACCTTTGTCATACAGGAGCACATAAGATCAATAATACCATTGGACAAATATTGCTGGCGCAACGATTAGGAAAGAAACGCATCATCGCCGAAACAGGAGCTGGACAGCATGGAGTGGCAACCGCAACGGTCTGTGCCCTTAAAGGAATAGAGTGTATTGTGTATATGGGGGAGAAAGATATCGAAAGACAGGCTCCGAATGTGGCCAGAATGAAAATGCTTGGCGCCACTGTGGTTCCTGCTACCTCGGGAAGCAAAACCCTTAAAGATGCGACCAATGAAGCCATTCGCGATTGGATCAACCACCCCGATGATACGCATTACATTATTGGCAGTGTGGTAGGGCCACATCCCTATCCGGATATGGTGTCCCGGTTTCAAAGTGTGATCAGTGAGGAGATCAGAAAGCAATTGAAGGAAAAGACCGGCAGTGAATTACCTACGCATGTGGTGGCCTGTGTAGGTGGGGGAAGCAATGCAGCTGGTGCCTTTTATCATTTCCTGGAAGAGGCCGCTGTAAACCTGGTCGCGGTAGAAGCAGCCGGTATGGGGGTGCAATCCGGACATTCGGCCGCTACCACCCAATTGGGAACCATGGGAATTCTGCACGGGAGTAAAAGCCTGGTGATGCAAACGGCCGATGGTCAGGTAGTGGAACCTCATAGCATTTCGGCCGGATTGGATTACCCGGGAATCGGCCCCCTGCATGCCCATCTGTTTGATTCCGGACGGGCAAGGTTTTTATCTGCCACAGATGAAGAGGCCCTTGAAGCCGCTCTTCAACTCGCCAGGCTTGAAGGCATTATCCCGGCTCTCGAAACGGCTCATGCTTTATCCGCATTGGCACAAATTCAATGGAATAAATCAGATATTGTCGTGGTTTGCCTGAGTGGAAGAGGGGATAAGGACCTGGGGACCTATATGAAACATGGGTTAGGCTGA
- a CDS encoding phosphoribosylanthranilate isomerase, which produces MNELHKTDNPATSRRAPFRVKVCGMTLPDQVNALEELGVELAGFIFYPKSPRYVRNKISPEKMKKTGGRIGKVGVFVNEDYETLLRTVEDYRLDMVQLHGDESERFCEKVANYVTVVKAFRLGENDPIEWMVRAYDECCDMYMFDTLGAGYGGTGKKFDWGLLADKQIDKIFFLSGGIEPGDEEKLKDFAAGQLGKKLFAVDINSRFEISAGVKNMEKISSFINNLRDGNV; this is translated from the coding sequence ATGAACGAGCTCCACAAGACTGATAACCCCGCCACATCGCGACGCGCACCCTTTCGCGTCAAAGTATGTGGTATGACCCTTCCCGACCAGGTCAATGCGCTGGAGGAATTGGGGGTAGAACTTGCGGGTTTTATTTTTTACCCCAAGTCACCCCGTTATGTGCGGAACAAGATATCGCCCGAGAAAATGAAAAAAACGGGAGGGCGAATCGGAAAGGTAGGGGTCTTTGTCAATGAGGATTATGAAACCTTGTTACGTACGGTGGAAGATTACCGGCTGGATATGGTACAATTGCATGGGGATGAGTCGGAGCGGTTTTGTGAAAAGGTGGCGAATTATGTCACCGTTGTCAAAGCCTTTCGCTTAGGTGAAAATGATCCTATTGAATGGATGGTCAGGGCTTATGATGAGTGTTGCGATATGTATATGTTTGATACACTCGGTGCCGGATATGGCGGAACAGGCAAGAAATTTGACTGGGGCCTATTGGCCGATAAACAGATCGACAAGATCTTTTTTCTCAGTGGAGGGATCGAACCCGGGGATGAAGAAAAATTAAAGGACTTTGCTGCCGGTCAATTAGGTAAAAAACTGTTTGCGGTGGACATCAACAGCAGGTTTGAGATCAGTGCCGGGGTAAAGAATATGGAAAAAATAAGTTCATTTATCAATAATCTAAGAGATGGTAATGTATAA